A window of the Candidatus Nitrosotalea okcheonensis genome harbors these coding sequences:
- the sufC gene encoding Fe-S cluster assembly ATPase SufC, whose protein sequence is MAILEIKDLHVQRDGKEILKGVNLKTGPGEVHAIMGPNGSGKSTLSYTILGHPKYEVTKGDILLDGESIIGLSADERSKKGLFLAFQYPTEVAGVGYSHFLRTAYNALSKSLADEKREVFLTVREFQNYLKKNLDEVGLKHDFLSRYLNEGFSGGEKKRSEVLQMAVLQPRISILDEPDSGLDIDAVQAVAKAISSVSRKDATVIVITHYARILKFLDKLDFVHVMAQGKMIKEGPKELADELEQKGYGWLGIQETTQ, encoded by the coding sequence ATGGCAATACTGGAGATTAAAGACCTACATGTACAAAGAGACGGTAAGGAAATTCTCAAGGGAGTAAATCTCAAGACAGGTCCGGGAGAAGTCCATGCCATCATGGGTCCAAATGGATCAGGTAAGAGTACATTATCATATACAATTTTGGGCCATCCCAAGTACGAAGTTACAAAAGGAGACATTTTGTTAGATGGTGAAAGCATTATTGGTTTATCAGCTGATGAAAGATCAAAGAAAGGATTGTTTTTAGCATTTCAATATCCAACAGAAGTCGCAGGCGTAGGCTATTCTCATTTTCTTAGAACTGCATATAACGCACTAAGCAAATCACTTGCAGATGAAAAAAGAGAAGTCTTTCTTACAGTAAGAGAGTTTCAGAATTACCTAAAAAAGAATCTTGATGAAGTTGGGTTAAAACATGATTTTCTGTCAAGATATCTCAATGAGGGGTTTTCTGGCGGAGAAAAGAAGAGATCAGAAGTTTTACAGATGGCAGTACTTCAGCCAAGAATTTCAATTCTTGATGAACCAGATTCAGGTCTAGACATTGACGCAGTACAAGCAGTTGCAAAGGCAATAAGTTCAGTTTCAAGAAAGGATGCAACAGTAATTGTGATTACACACTATGCAAGAATTCTCAAATTCCTTGACAAGCTTGACTTTGTTCATGTTATGGCACAAGGAAAAATGATCAAAGAAGGTCCAAAGGAACTTGCTGACGAATTAGAACAAAAAGGTTACGGATGGCTTGGAATTCAGGAAACCACACAATAG
- a CDS encoding aminotransferase class III-fold pyridoxal phosphate-dependent enzyme: MKKTRDVIPGPKAMRVIDTMKKHAYDSTFVYSLVVSHGHNCIIEDIDGNKYLDFTSNIGSCPLGYSHPDIVEILAQYSSNGTYKIAGQDFYCQEHADLAENISTILPSGFKTFFINSGAEAVENAIKMAYKKMGPLPGISCTGAFHGRTLGALSFTFSRPVQKYNFPELPSKRIKFCTNDNDPELDAAEKILKENKVAFILTEIIQGEGGYNVASKKFISNLRKFATRYGVPLILDEVQSGIGHTGKWWAFEHYGIKPDIMSTAKALQIGATAFSKKFDPMQRSVLSSTWGGGNRIDMAVGSRVIQVIKRDKLLENATKMGHILKTGLVEMVGKKGVINVRGLGLMVGIEFDSTAHRDKKLVELFKHGLMTLGAGQKSMRIIPPLIITKEQIQEGLDIMHKVLMRT, encoded by the coding sequence ATGAAAAAAACGAGGGATGTCATACCAGGTCCAAAAGCTATGCGTGTTATTGACACCATGAAAAAACACGCCTATGATTCGACATTCGTGTATTCGCTAGTTGTTTCGCATGGACATAATTGCATCATAGAAGACATTGATGGTAACAAGTATCTTGATTTTACATCAAACATAGGCTCCTGTCCGTTGGGCTATTCTCATCCTGACATAGTAGAGATACTTGCACAGTATTCATCAAATGGAACATACAAGATAGCAGGTCAGGACTTTTATTGCCAGGAGCATGCAGATCTTGCGGAAAATATTTCAACTATTTTACCATCAGGCTTTAAGACGTTTTTCATAAACAGTGGTGCAGAGGCAGTTGAAAATGCAATAAAGATGGCATACAAGAAAATGGGTCCTCTTCCCGGAATTTCTTGTACTGGTGCATTTCATGGAAGAACATTGGGAGCCCTGAGTTTTACATTTAGCAGACCAGTTCAGAAATATAACTTTCCAGAACTTCCATCAAAAAGAATCAAGTTTTGTACGAATGATAACGATCCAGAACTTGATGCTGCAGAAAAGATTCTAAAGGAAAATAAAGTGGCATTCATCTTAACGGAAATAATTCAAGGAGAGGGTGGATACAATGTTGCAAGTAAGAAATTCATTTCAAATTTAAGAAAATTTGCAACAAGATATGGAGTTCCACTCATCTTGGATGAGGTCCAGTCTGGGATAGGCCATACAGGTAAGTGGTGGGCCTTTGAACATTACGGTATCAAACCAGACATAATGAGCACGGCAAAGGCATTGCAGATAGGCGCAACAGCTTTTAGCAAAAAATTTGATCCAATGCAGAGATCAGTGTTATCAAGTACGTGGGGCGGGGGAAATAGAATAGACATGGCAGTAGGTTCAAGGGTAATTCAAGTTATAAAAAGAGACAAGTTGCTTGAAAATGCAACAAAGATGGGCCACATCCTCAAGACCGGCTTGGTTGAAATGGTGGGAAAAAAAGGAGTGATAAATGTCAGAGGACTAGGCCTCATGGTTGGCATAGAGTTTGACTCGACTGCTCATCGTGACAAAAAACTTGTCGAGTTGTTCAAGCATGGCTTGATGACTTTGGGAGCAGGTCAAAAATCAATGAGAATCATACCGCCATTGATAATTACAAAAGAGCAGATTCAGGAGGGCCTTGACATCATGCATAAAGTTTTGATGAGAACCTAG
- a CDS encoding winged helix-turn-helix domain-containing protein, which produces MYIRKDIILKLTEHGELNQTSLLSYCGLNLMKHKDILESLERKGFIKRTEQAWGNKKIIKYAVTQKGREFCKMILEPYEDIFPRHEKHDQEQS; this is translated from the coding sequence GTGTACATACGAAAAGACATCATATTAAAATTAACAGAACATGGTGAACTTAATCAGACATCACTTCTTAGTTATTGTGGTTTGAATTTAATGAAGCATAAGGACATTCTTGAGAGTCTTGAGAGAAAGGGTTTCATAAAGCGAACAGAACAGGCGTGGGGAAACAAGAAGATAATAAAATATGCAGTGACACAGAAAGGACGAGAATTTTGCAAGATGATATTAGAACCGTATGAGGACATATTTCCAAGACATGAAAAACATGATCAAGAACAAAGTTAG
- a CDS encoding acyl-CoA dehydrogenase family protein yields MSYSNISKMNFEVSEEQKIFLDKIDRVCKSIRDYETRCYLDERMNDRVIPEFGEIGMLGCPISKKYGGLGYDILTYLFAIERIGREGNSLRTFFSAHVSIGQMVIQNWGTEEQKKKYLTNTVNGNNIMGFALTEPDAGSDPKKMTTTFEERGSNYVLNGTKHWVGNGTFAKLITTYAKGSDGKISAFIVDTSSKGFDAQEMKNKMGLLTVKNAEITFENCLVQKQNLLGKIGNGLSVAFSALIDGRLSVAAGAVGVMKDCLDESIAYSQKREQHGSVLAKKQLTQEHLATMIVNIESSRWLVYRAGMARQKLHDYVEDLKEKDANWLDALNRENKEYSALRNRADRLAAIAKLHATNAAFDCANRAVQIFGSYGYQKTSRVARHFLDSRAIIIYEGANEVLKLKIASLEMGDKYDAY; encoded by the coding sequence ATGTCTTACTCTAACATATCGAAGATGAATTTTGAGGTCTCCGAAGAGCAGAAAATTTTTCTTGACAAGATAGACCGAGTCTGCAAATCCATACGAGATTATGAAACAAGATGTTATCTTGATGAAAGAATGAACGACCGAGTAATCCCGGAATTTGGAGAAATTGGAATGCTTGGGTGTCCGATATCGAAAAAATATGGAGGTTTGGGATATGACATTTTGACATATCTTTTTGCAATTGAAAGAATTGGCAGGGAAGGAAATTCTCTTCGTACATTTTTCTCTGCACATGTATCTATTGGTCAAATGGTGATACAAAATTGGGGAACCGAAGAGCAAAAAAAGAAATATCTTACAAATACTGTCAATGGAAATAACATAATGGGTTTTGCATTGACTGAGCCTGATGCTGGAAGTGATCCTAAAAAAATGACGACAACATTTGAGGAACGTGGTAGCAATTATGTTCTCAATGGTACAAAGCACTGGGTTGGAAATGGAACATTTGCCAAATTAATTACAACTTATGCAAAAGGCTCTGATGGGAAAATATCCGCATTTATTGTAGATACATCTTCAAAAGGTTTTGATGCACAAGAGATGAAAAACAAAATGGGGTTGCTTACTGTAAAAAACGCCGAAATTACTTTTGAAAATTGTCTTGTCCAAAAACAAAATCTTCTTGGAAAAATTGGAAATGGTCTTAGTGTTGCATTTAGTGCATTAATTGACGGCAGGCTGAGTGTTGCAGCAGGAGCTGTGGGTGTAATGAAAGACTGTCTTGATGAATCTATTGCATATTCTCAAAAAAGAGAACAACATGGCTCTGTTCTTGCAAAAAAACAACTTACTCAAGAGCATCTTGCTACAATGATTGTAAATATTGAAAGTTCTAGGTGGTTAGTATATCGTGCAGGTATGGCAAGGCAAAAACTACATGATTATGTCGAAGACCTAAAAGAAAAAGATGCAAATTGGCTAGATGCCCTTAACAGGGAGAACAAGGAATATTCAGCACTACGTAACAGGGCAGATAGGCTTGCAGCTATTGCCAAACTGCATGCTACAAACGCAGCATTTGATTGTGCAAACCGCGCAGTCCAAATATTTGGTTCTTATGGATACCAGAAAACAAGCCGGGTTGCAAGACATTTTCTTGATTCTAGGGCGATTATAATCTACGAGGGTGCAAACGAAGTACTCAAACTAAAGATAGCATCGCTTGAAATGGGTGACAAGTATGATGCATACTAG
- a CDS encoding peroxiredoxin, producing MKIGDFAPDFELESNTGEKVRLSSYFGKKKIILFFYVKDNTPGCTAEANGIKSYYPKISEKYEVIGINQDSIESHVNFCQKYDLPFKILSDTSKKVAAQYQARGILGTYTKRITYLIGLDGRIEDMIEVMSVSNHIEFVQSLADS from the coding sequence ATGAAGATAGGCGATTTCGCACCAGACTTTGAACTAGAGTCAAATACAGGAGAAAAAGTAAGACTCTCATCATATTTTGGAAAGAAAAAGATAATTCTATTTTTCTATGTAAAAGACAATACTCCTGGCTGCACCGCAGAAGCAAACGGGATCAAGAGTTACTATCCAAAAATATCAGAAAAGTACGAAGTTATTGGAATAAACCAAGATTCAATAGAATCACATGTAAATTTTTGCCAAAAATATGATCTTCCATTCAAGATACTCTCAGATACCAGCAAGAAGGTAGCTGCACAGTATCAGGCAAGAGGCATACTCGGAACATACACAAAAAGGATAACATATCTCATTGGACTTGACGGAAGAATTGAGGATATGATAGAAGTGATGAGTGTATCAAATCACATAGAGTTTGTACAAAGCCTCGCAGACTCCTAA